From one Cognatishimia sp. WU-CL00825 genomic stretch:
- a CDS encoding SOS response-associated peptidase, whose amino-acid sequence MPGRLFLTTPLRDIASWFGRDPVDAPENPPRLNMQPGQPLVCLTQDGFQEMRWGIMPVGRVNARGRPVMETLINARSETVFGKSAFAGMGRAAVVVDGWYEWTGAARKKTAWRISGKQPLIFAAISDIWTAPGGLEVPQVATLTCEPNADVARVHHRMGVLLRPEDVPLWLGGSVAQVADLLKPWPAGLLCIEPATDVDWQGP is encoded by the coding sequence GTGCCGGGCCGACTGTTTCTGACAACGCCCCTGCGTGACATCGCAAGTTGGTTCGGGCGCGATCCAGTAGATGCCCCAGAAAATCCACCCCGATTGAATATGCAGCCGGGCCAACCACTGGTCTGTCTGACCCAAGACGGGTTTCAAGAGATGCGCTGGGGGATAATGCCTGTGGGGCGGGTCAATGCCCGCGGGCGGCCAGTGATGGAAACGCTGATTAATGCGCGTTCGGAAACCGTGTTTGGCAAATCAGCCTTTGCCGGGATGGGCCGCGCCGCGGTGGTGGTTGATGGTTGGTATGAGTGGACAGGCGCGGCGCGAAAGAAGACGGCTTGGCGCATATCAGGCAAGCAACCGCTGATCTTTGCTGCAATTAGCGATATCTGGACAGCCCCCGGCGGGCTAGAAGTGCCGCAGGTTGCCACGCTGACCTGTGAACCCAATGCTGATGTCGCCCGTGTTCACCATCGTATGGGTGTATTGCTGCGTCCCGAGGATGTGCCGTTGTGGCTAGGCGGATCTGTGGCGCAGGTCGCTGACCTGCTGAAACCATGGCCCGCGGGTTTGCTGTGCATTGAGCCAGCGACTGATGTGGATTGGCAGGGGCCGTAA
- a CDS encoding arylesterase: MSKAALAVFLTVGAVAAEPLKVVALGDSLTQGYGLQQNAGFVPQLQNWLSEQGADAQLINAGVSGDTTAGGAARAAWSLSPDTDAMILALGANDMLRGIDPAVSRENLSQILQVAVAQDVQVLLVGMQAPGNFGQDYKARFDAMYPELALDFGALHMESFFEGLGSQDPAELQALMQSDGIHPNQDGVALIVAAIGPHVLELLARAEAQ, encoded by the coding sequence TTGAGCAAGGCGGCGCTGGCTGTTTTTCTGACGGTTGGCGCTGTTGCAGCCGAGCCACTCAAGGTTGTGGCCCTAGGCGATAGCCTGACGCAAGGCTATGGGTTGCAGCAAAATGCGGGCTTTGTGCCACAATTGCAAAATTGGTTGTCAGAGCAAGGTGCCGATGCGCAGCTTATCAATGCTGGTGTGTCCGGGGATACGACCGCAGGTGGTGCAGCGCGGGCAGCTTGGTCCCTAAGCCCAGACACGGACGCTATGATTTTAGCCTTGGGCGCCAATGATATGCTGCGTGGCATCGACCCTGCCGTCTCGCGGGAAAATCTGTCGCAAATTCTGCAGGTTGCTGTCGCGCAAGATGTACAGGTTTTATTGGTCGGGATGCAGGCACCGGGCAATTTTGGACAAGATTATAAAGCGCGGTTTGACGCGATGTATCCAGAATTGGCGTTGGACTTTGGCGCGTTACATATGGAGAGCTTTTTTGAAGGTTTAGGATCACAAGATCCAGCCGAGTTACAAGCGCTGATGCAAAGCGATGGCATTCACCCCAATCAAGATGGCGTTGCGCTGATCGTGGCTGCAATTGGACCGCATGTGCTGGAGTTGCTGGCGCGGGCGGAAGCGCAGTAA